Proteins encoded by one window of Arachis ipaensis cultivar K30076 chromosome B04, Araip1.1, whole genome shotgun sequence:
- the LOC107635081 gene encoding uncharacterized protein LOC107635081 gives MASTSNAAGSSNNPRSFGSIMRRMNRNREARLPEWCACRSRPVLRWSGTDSNPGRPFLGCPNYNTVGKKWCGLFLWVDKVLEDTMPCDDILSLPSHPLPHSTHTQTLTEKRKKEKGKREKGRLREENGGGRRELSTPSHHARRERVAPHHRRPGARRSCPVALPPTASSSLQLHRHQRPKPREVRPRGGTSAREETRKKDYRCSASPPSNCYSRRALSSSPLSFNYRHLCWGSPSLLNEEGEFESASEGRKKESRWRSRSPSSRLLLPSTELVVRGASPTSLLMNRLRPCCDLAQPYAPFILVSKSAQFFPCSDSMYETYYRPTFVAFLLEIILSTGISAIMERLELLML, from the exons ATGGCTAGCACGAGCAATGCAGCTGGGAGCTCGAACAACCCACGATCATTTGGAAGCATCATGAGGAGAATGAACAGAAACAGAGAAGCTCGTTTGCCAGAATGGTGTGCCTGCAGGTCGAGACCAGTGCTGCGATGGTCAGGGACGGATTCTAATCCAGGAAGACCGTTCCTGGGTTGCCCAAACTACAAT ACAGTGGGTAAGAAATGGTGTGGATTGTTTTTGTGGGTTGATAAAGTTTTGGAAGATACCATGCCATGTGATGATAT ACTCTCACTCCCCTCACACCCGCTTCCTCACAGCACGCACACCCAGACTCTGacggaaaaaagaaagaaagaaaaaggaaagagagaaaaGGGGAGACTGCGAGAAGAGAATGGAGGAGGAAGGCGGGAGCTGTCCACGCCGAGCCACCATGCGAGGAGAGAGAGAGTCGCACCTCATCACCGCCGGCCTGGAGCACGCCGTTCGTGTCCCGTCGCGTTGCCGCCAACCGCGTCCAGCTCGTTGCAGTTGCATCGCCATCAGAGGCCAAAACCGAGAGAGGTGCGTCCGAGAGGAGGGACGAGTGCGAGAGAGGAGACGCGAAAAAAGGACTACCGCTGTTCTGCCTCGCCGCCGTCGAACTGCTACAGCCGCCGTGCCTTGTCTTCGTCGCCGCTAAGCTTCAACTACCGCCATCTCTGTTGGGGGTCACCGTCATTGCTGAATGAAGAGGGAGAGTTTGAGTCGGCCAGTGAAGGGAGGAAGAAAGAGTCGCGATGGAGGAGCCGTTCACCATCGTCGCGTCTGTTGTTGCCATCAACGGAGCTCGTCGTCAGGGGAGCATCACCGACGTCACTACTAATGAACCGTCTCCGTCCCTGTTGTGATCTTGCTCAGCCCTACGCCCCCTTCATTCTTGTCTCTAAATCAGCACAATTTTTCCCCTGTTCTGACTCCATGTATGAAACT TACTATCGCCCTACTTTTGTTGCGTTTCTACTGGAAATTATCTTGAGTACTGGTATTAGTGCTATCATGGAACGGTTGGAGCTGTTGATGTTATGA
- the LOC110271286 gene encoding uncharacterized protein LOC110271286 isoform X1: MSSVYLDSSKRSVKQTKVSRSSSSTEAKYRAVAAAQAKIMSIQKLVRELKIPQPVAPTIYCNNQEKSILPVLFSFSLLVGCFPKLFSLRAPLLHAILSWPVSRFVPPSLPCLTSSKANKSGNNWLPLPWAIVALLILGFNEFMTLLRNPLYLILIFIGYLVIKALSHMGAT; the protein is encoded by the exons ATGTCAAGCGTATACTTAGATTCGTCAAAG AGAAGTGTGAAGCAAACCAAGGTGAGTCGCAGTAGCAGTAGCACAGAGGCAAAATATCGAGCGGTTGCGGCAGCACAAGCAAAGATCATGTCCATCCAAAAGCTTGTGAGAGAGCTCAAGATACCTCAACCAGTAGCTCCTACCATATACTGTAACAATCAAG AAAAATCAATTCTCCCAgtcctcttctccttctccttgcTCGTTGGTTGCTTTCCCAAACTGTTTTCGCTGCGTGCTCCCCTGCTTCACGCCATCCTGTCATGGCCCGTGTCCCGCTTTGTCCCGCCTTCACTGCCC TGCCTCACGTCGTCTAAG GCCAACAAGAGTGGTAACAACTGGTTACCTCTACCATGGGCAATTGTTGCCTTGCTTATTCTGGGATTTAACGAGTTTATGACACTTCTAAG AAATCCTTTATATTTGATTCTCATTTTTATTGGTTATCTTGTCATTAAAGCCCTAAGCCATATGGGTGCAACATGA
- the LOC110271286 gene encoding uncharacterized protein LOC110271286 isoform X2, whose amino-acid sequence MSSVYLDSSKRSVKQTKVSRSSSSTEAKYRAVAAAQAKIMSIQKLVRELKIPQPVAPTIYCNNQEKSILPVLFSFSLLVGCFPKLFSLRAPLLHAILSWPVSRFVPPSLPCLTSSKANKSGNNWLPLPWAIVALLILGFNEFMTLLS is encoded by the exons ATGTCAAGCGTATACTTAGATTCGTCAAAG AGAAGTGTGAAGCAAACCAAGGTGAGTCGCAGTAGCAGTAGCACAGAGGCAAAATATCGAGCGGTTGCGGCAGCACAAGCAAAGATCATGTCCATCCAAAAGCTTGTGAGAGAGCTCAAGATACCTCAACCAGTAGCTCCTACCATATACTGTAACAATCAAG AAAAATCAATTCTCCCAgtcctcttctccttctccttgcTCGTTGGTTGCTTTCCCAAACTGTTTTCGCTGCGTGCTCCCCTGCTTCACGCCATCCTGTCATGGCCCGTGTCCCGCTTTGTCCCGCCTTCACTGCCC TGCCTCACGTCGTCTAAG GCCAACAAGAGTGGTAACAACTGGTTACCTCTACCATGGGCAATTGTTGCCTTGCTTATTCTGGGATTTAACGAGTTTATGACACTTCTAAG CTAG
- the LOC110271286 gene encoding uncharacterized protein LOC110271286 isoform X5: MSSVYLDSSKRSVKQTKVSRSSSSTEAKYRAVAAAQAKIMSIQKLVRELKIPQPVAPTIYCNNQEKSILPVLFSFSLLVGCFPKLFSLRAPLLHAILSWPVSRFVPPSLPCLTSSKLAGLLSCLSSFFQL; encoded by the exons ATGTCAAGCGTATACTTAGATTCGTCAAAG AGAAGTGTGAAGCAAACCAAGGTGAGTCGCAGTAGCAGTAGCACAGAGGCAAAATATCGAGCGGTTGCGGCAGCACAAGCAAAGATCATGTCCATCCAAAAGCTTGTGAGAGAGCTCAAGATACCTCAACCAGTAGCTCCTACCATATACTGTAACAATCAAG AAAAATCAATTCTCCCAgtcctcttctccttctccttgcTCGTTGGTTGCTTTCCCAAACTGTTTTCGCTGCGTGCTCCCCTGCTTCACGCCATCCTGTCATGGCCCGTGTCCCGCTTTGTCCCGCCTTCACTGCCC TGCCTCACGTCGTCTAAG CTAGCTGGACTCCTATCCTGTCTATCAAGCTTCTTCCAACTATAA
- the LOC110271286 gene encoding uncharacterized protein LOC110271286 isoform X4, with amino-acid sequence MSSVYLDSSKRSVKQTKVSRSSSSTEAKYRAVAAAQAKIMSIQKLVRELKIPQPVAPTIYCNNQEKSILPVLFSFSLLVGCFPKLFSLRAPLLHAILSWPVSRFVPPSLPCLTSSKKSFIFDSHFYWLSCH; translated from the exons ATGTCAAGCGTATACTTAGATTCGTCAAAG AGAAGTGTGAAGCAAACCAAGGTGAGTCGCAGTAGCAGTAGCACAGAGGCAAAATATCGAGCGGTTGCGGCAGCACAAGCAAAGATCATGTCCATCCAAAAGCTTGTGAGAGAGCTCAAGATACCTCAACCAGTAGCTCCTACCATATACTGTAACAATCAAG AAAAATCAATTCTCCCAgtcctcttctccttctccttgcTCGTTGGTTGCTTTCCCAAACTGTTTTCGCTGCGTGCTCCCCTGCTTCACGCCATCCTGTCATGGCCCGTGTCCCGCTTTGTCCCGCCTTCACTGCCC TGCCTCACGTCGTCTAAG AAATCCTTTATATTTGATTCTCATTTTTATTGGTTATCTTGTCATTAA
- the LOC110271286 gene encoding uncharacterized protein LOC110271286 isoform X6, whose product MSSVYLDSSKRSVKQTKVSRSSSSTEAKYRAVAAAQAKIMSIQKLVRELKIPQPVAPTIYCNNQASWTPILSIKLLPTIMNLMRKLAKEGFLKLTILGHIYQQVIKLLVALCHLLLHRR is encoded by the exons ATGTCAAGCGTATACTTAGATTCGTCAAAG AGAAGTGTGAAGCAAACCAAGGTGAGTCGCAGTAGCAGTAGCACAGAGGCAAAATATCGAGCGGTTGCGGCAGCACAAGCAAAGATCATGTCCATCCAAAAGCTTGTGAGAGAGCTCAAGATACCTCAACCAGTAGCTCCTACCATATACTGTAACAATCAAG CTAGCTGGACTCCTATCCTGTCTATCAAGCTTCTTCCAACTATAATGAACCTTATGAGAAAGCTAGCAAAGGAGGGGTTCCTCAAACTAACAATCCTTGGCCATATCTATCAACAAGTAATCAAACTGCTGGTAGCACTGTGTCATCTACTACTTCATCGAAGGTAA
- the LOC110271286 gene encoding uncharacterized protein LOC110271286 isoform X3, whose translation MSIQKLVRELKIPQPVAPTIYCNNQEKSILPVLFSFSLLVGCFPKLFSLRAPLLHAILSWPVSRFVPPSLPCLTSSKANKSGNNWLPLPWAIVALLILGFNEFMTLLRNPLYLILIFIGYLVIKALSHMGAT comes from the exons ATGTCCATCCAAAAGCTTGTGAGAGAGCTCAAGATACCTCAACCAGTAGCTCCTACCATATACTGTAACAATCAAG AAAAATCAATTCTCCCAgtcctcttctccttctccttgcTCGTTGGTTGCTTTCCCAAACTGTTTTCGCTGCGTGCTCCCCTGCTTCACGCCATCCTGTCATGGCCCGTGTCCCGCTTTGTCCCGCCTTCACTGCCC TGCCTCACGTCGTCTAAG GCCAACAAGAGTGGTAACAACTGGTTACCTCTACCATGGGCAATTGTTGCCTTGCTTATTCTGGGATTTAACGAGTTTATGACACTTCTAAG AAATCCTTTATATTTGATTCTCATTTTTATTGGTTATCTTGTCATTAAAGCCCTAAGCCATATGGGTGCAACATGA